The sequence aattagggttttctaatcTATATGTTGCAATGTCGTGGGTTTTCAAAAAAGTGGAGAAAATGGATTATGTTTTGTATTTCTACTgttaaattttccattttgattAATGGAAGTACTTTAAATTTCTTTGGAAACTCTAAGGGGATTATGCAAGGTCCTCTATCTCTGTTGCTCTTTGATGTTGTTATGGAGGCTTTGAGACATGGCTGCCATTGCTGGATAGTTTTCGGGCTTCTCTGTAGGTTCTACACCTAGTACTTCGATGTTGGTGTCTCATCTTTTATTTGCAAATGACACccttattttttgtgatgctaaCCCTAATCAGCTGGTTACTTTGAGGGAGATTCAAACTAGATTTGAGGAGGTTTCAGGGTTAAGAATTAATTTGGGGAAGTCAGAGTCGGTACCAGTTAGTGAGGTACGTAATCTGGATGTGTTGGTGGGGCTATTGGTTTGTAGGCATTCTTCCCTTCCTTTGAAATATTTGGGATTTCCTTTGTGGGCTAAATTCAAGGAGTTGTCAATCTGGAATCCTATATTAGAGAAGATGGAACGAAGACTAGCAAGGTGGAAGAGGCTTTATTTATCTGGGGGGGTTAAGTAACTCTTATTAAAAGTACTCTCTCCTCCTTACCTACTTATTTCCTTTCCATTCTTCCTATACCTAGGAAGGTAGGTAATCGCATGGAGAAATTATAGAGAGATTTCCTTTGGTGTGGTGTGAGTGGTGATTCTAAGTTACATCTGGTGAATTGGGCTAAGGTTTGTAAGCCAATTCAGGTTGGGGGACTAGGTATTAGACGATTGAGAAGCTTTAACTCTGCTTTGTTGGGCAAGTGGTAATGGAGGTATGGTTTAGAGACAGATACGTTATGGAGGAGGGTTATAGGGGCGAAATATGTGAATACTTGGGGTGGTTGGTGCACAAAAAAGGTGACAAGTGCATATGGTGTTAGGCCTTAGCCTTTGGAGGTTTATTAGAAGTGGCTGGCTGAACTTCTCTAAACTCCTACGATATGATGTAGGTGATGgtactagagtgaagttttggaagcATGTGTGGTGTGGGGATTGTATCCTTAAAGAGGCTTTTCCAGATCTTTACTGACTTAGTAAGGCTAGGGACTCTTCAGTGGCGAAGGTTATGTGTTGGTCTGGTGGGAGAATTCATTGGAATTTCCACTTTTATCATTCACCGCAGGATTGGGAGGAAGATTCTTTTAATCGGTTTATGGACATTTTTTACTCTTCGAAAGTGCGGGGGGTTGGCCCTAATAAGGTTTATTGGAAGCCAGTAAGGATTAGAGGTTTGAAGTTAAAGgtttctatctttctttctacccacctattctttctttcccttGGAGGTTGGTGTGGCAATCGAAGGTCTTTTCAAGGGTGGCTTTCTTTTCATGGTCAGCTTCGTTAGGTATGATTCTTACAACTGATAACTTTCGTAAAAGGCATATTATTGGTCTTGATTGGTATTATATGTGTAAGAGGTGTAGGGAGTCGGTGGATCATCTTTTGCTTCATTGCCCCATTGCTTTTGAACTGTGGTCTTTGGTGTTTTGTATGTTTGGACTTGATTGAGTTATGCCACATAAGGTATTTGAGTTGTTTGAGTCTTGGCAAGATAAATTCGGGCAACATCACAATATAGATTTTTGGAGACTTGTGCCACAttgcttgatgtggtgtatATGGAGTGAAAGAAATGCTAAATGCTTTGAGGGATGTGACCGGTCCTTGCTagagattaagtcttttttcttacATACTCTCCTTGCATGGAGTGTGGCTCTATcgcatttttcttatttatcttttacttggtcattgtaattttggttcttgatttttgcCCCATAGTACATCCTCAATGTACTCAAGttggctattttttttcttaataaaattttttcattacctatccaaaaaaagaaaaagaaaaagaaaattctaatgGATAAAGCATTACCTTGAAACATCCAGATATAACACTATGACATGTTTTGCTAGAAAATTGGTGGCAGGCATAAGCCATCTGCTTAGTGGAGCACATTTAGAAAATTCAGGTCATGTACTTATTGCTCAAGCACCTACATTTTGAGCTTTAATAGTTATGTGTGCTTTGATATACGAAGTGAcaagggaggaaaaaaatgcaagaaaaacaCGACTAGGTagtattttctgttttttgggATGAGTTGCAATTAGTGTTATCTTCCATTGTATTAATGCCGCCAAAGTTACGTAATCTATTGATGGCTTCAAGATATCATGAGCACTCACTCATTCAATAAAATGTCAATAAATGATATATACCTCGCTAAACTTTAATAGAATTAAGTTTGACACTGTCGCGGGCTTTTCCTGATCCCACCTGAAGAAATGGAGACAAGCTCAAAAATGTCAGTGATAAAATAGTCTACATTCACCATCAGGGCAACATCAATTTCGATAAGAAAGATAACGCTACATGACAAACATGGTAGACATGGTGAAATTCAACAGGTTTAGATGATCATAGTTTAATAGCTCAATGCTCTTGTGCACATACTTAACCGCAATGTACTCTAGTTCAAATATTTGAGAAAGATTGCCTTAAGTAAAAATGATGGTATTTATGTTCAGAATAGAATCTAACTGCACCAAACTGCTCAATACAAGATTCCAAATCAAGGTGCCATAACTAAGAGAAAGACTGGAGAAAGGGCAGAACTCAGGTACACTTTCTTAGCTGCTGCATCATAGGTTCCTATGACAGCATTGACCAAGGCAGTACAAACAATATTACCATTTCCAATGACAATTGTTGGAAAGTAATGTAAATTTCACTTTCCAACAACAATAAAAGTCAATGCAAccatgtgtttaaatttaattggggaaCCTAAGGTATAACACCTAAGAAACTATACCCGAGTTTTACCAAAGAGAAATCAGCCAATGAAGtgagagaaagaatgacaacCAGTGAATGAACAGTAGACAAGGCCCTGATAAGAGATAAATAGCAGAAAAGGAGTGGTCAAGCCAATCCTAATTAAGATCTTAGGCTTTGTTTGCTGAGTTGACTATATAGTTCATACACCAAAAGACTAATTTTATAACTTTagtatttctttttaatattctCCCCCAAATGCTAGGCAAGGTTCAAAATGGTCAATCACATCCAATACAAATGCAAACTATACCTCACAAGCATTAATTCATTAACAGATCGCCACATTCCACGTCCGACATCTTTTGGAGACTGCTCTCTTGCACTTCGTCCATGCCACAACTCTTTTGCAACGTACATCACTTCTTCAATATCTACCTATAAAAAATGGCAATAGATTACACAAGCATTTAACCAAAAAGTTTAAAGGACTTTcccataaaatcaaaatttaataactaGCATATGGTGCCATGACTCTTCTCATTTTTATAGGAGGCCAAACTCATTCCaccttatacttgtaactttTTCTTCCTGGTATCAAGTCCTTTGGCAACTCTTAAAAGAGGTatcaattattaaacaaaaataaaaaaaataaaagattgatAGCTAGAACCTTTTTTACTGACTAACTTGTAATTGGCCCCTAATTCTCTCCTAAAGTCTTGGCATCTCCTCCCTTTTATTTCAATAAGAGGAGGGTGAGCTCATATATTCATACAGGCAGGTAAAATGTATCTACCTAACCCAAGTGCACATGATgcatacaataaattttacataaaagaATTAGAAGAGAGAGCTGATCacaaaatttgggactaaggcttgtTGTGGTTGTTGATAAGAattagaagagagagagagagagagagagtaagagagGTCTTATCTGCTCCAAAGAACTAACAAACTTAATATTAAAAGAGCCTAAAAAGAGCTTTAGGAATTAGTCAGGTGCTAAGTGAACTCTAGACACCTTATtcgcaaataaataaataagagcaATTTTGTTTAACAATAACTTATCAAGGGAAACTTCATACCTGGACTTCCATGGCTGTGCCATACAATGATTCCTCATGCTCAATAAGGCGTTGATGAAGCATCCGGTAATGATCCATGTCCAAATTTACCACAGGCTCTGTTTGGACTTGCACCCCTGCTAGTTGCGTCACAACATAGGAGGCCATTACTTGTCCAAAAATTGCAGGGACGGTTCCTAGAACAGGTATTATGCGAACCCTAAACCCTGGTACTATCTGATATAAGGATAAGAAGTTAGAATGTTTACAAATAGggagaaattaattaattttcttgtacaatatctagttttgtttttttcttttttttttggttgataagtaaggaaaattttatttaaaaaaaaaataaaaataaaaaataaaataaaaactaggtACACAAGGGGtgcaataaaaaagaataacaaaCAGCTCTCAAACTACAATGCTCAACCAAAtctaaaagaggaaaaaaaggagTTAATTACTTTTATGGATAAATACGCCAAATATCAGAATTCTTTGGagtaaattacttttttgaggaaaaaaaaaaaaaggaaaagaaaaggtaacATATACTTCAAACTAACAAGTAAAACATTTGCACCTGATAGTCTGAgggattttcttcttctccactTGCTCCCTTAAATGGAAGCAGTTTTGCTTTAGGTTTCTCGAGCGAAAACACAACAGGAATGCCACCGTCAATGCCATGATCTCTCCTTAGTCGGTGTCTTACCTGAAACAGAGATTTGGGAAAAAGGAGTTGCATATTAATGcctgtaataataataaccaaaaagCATGCAATCTTCACCTAGTAAATAAATGAAGGAAAAAGTAAATTTGTCCCAATACTTTTATATAAGTTGAGCGCCAACAAAAGTAGTTAATGTGAAGTAAATGCAATCATAAACTGAAAATTATCATATACGCATATTACCAAGGAGCCTCcaatttccttttttgttttttgtgtggaaTAGAGGGAGGGTGGGGGTGGGTAAGGGGATTCCTTTTAAAGAAGACATATTTAGGTGATTCTCTtctttcacaactttttttattttacatgtaCTTGAAAGATGCCTTGTCCTCCTCTCTTTTAGATTCTCCTCTCTTTTCAATACTCATTTCCTGTAAAAAATCAACACTACTTTATATATCCTTGGTACCATatgttgattaaaaaaataaagggaaaattacacttcAACTACAAAAGGTTTGTGTCGAATTTGGTTTGCTAACTTGAAGTTCAACAAGTTGCACTTTACCCACTTATGGTCAACACCATTAGCCGTGTACACTCACTCATTCTCCAAAGTCcagacattaaaaaaattgatatgaagcaCCCAAAGATAATCCCAGTTCTCCATCTCCTTCATGACCTCCAGTCCTTTTCATCAATGAAACTAATACGCTTCACAAGCGAGATCCTTACCAAGTGAACACTAACACCTTTTGTATATTTgagcctttttttcttttaaatgggaatcctttaattttaattatacaaAGCTTTTGTAAATCTGTTAGTTGGTACTTTCAGATTTAGAGGAATTTGTGGTGACATGAAGGCCAGTTGATGAGGATGATAGGAATTTGTGGTTTTGATAGCTGGCCATCAAAACCACCACAGTCCAACCTTATAACCTGTCAAGACCCATTACCCACTGCTCATAAAACCCCTAATCACCACCCCTAGGCCCTATCATTGGTGGGATAACCCTGAACACCTCACTATCATCCATAGCtaccctccccccccccccccccaaacaaaaaaaaaaaaacccctcacCGACAGCACCAAAGTTTCAAACACCCAACTGCAGCCAACACCATGGGCAAAAGTCACCATTATGACACTCACCGCCCGAAAATCCAACACCCACCACCAGCCAATACTCAGTTTCCCCACAACTCCATCATGGCACTAACACCATGTCACACCCATTTGTTTTGAAATGCAAACAAGAATTGCAACCTAGCAGCACTTGACCCCATAGTCCTAAATACCACCATGAACACATGGCCAACCACAGCAAAACACCGCCACCACCAGCAAACCAACATCATTGCCAAGTGTGCCAACCTACACTTGCTACCCAAAATCCATCACCATCACATCTACATTCTGAAAACAAACCAGCCACCAATCCAATGCCCACCACCAGCTGTTACTCAATTTCCCCACAACCCCATCATAGCACTAACACCACAttgcactcttttttttttttttttttggaaatgcaAGAAAGAATTTCAAACTAGCAGCACTCAACTCCATAGCCCTAACACACCCCATGAGCCAATGTCCAACGACAGCGAAACCAACATCACCAGCTGCCTACGCCTGCTACCCAAATATATCGCCACCCATCCACAATAACAGTGGAGGCTTATGAGGCTTACAAGCAAATAAAGCTTGAGTCAAAAGCTATATTATAATGCCTATGGTGGGTGGTTCAAGGGTTCTGGTTTGTGGGGGCAATGGTAATAATCTTAGGTGGGGTAAAGAGCAAACTCAGACCATACCACAAGCAGAGAAAGTATAAttaccacaaaaataaaatacataaacaaGATGGCACATATCCATATTTAGGAAGTCTAACAGATAAATTATAGCACACCTGAGATACACAGAATACTTAAATCAAGTTTGTAACAAAGATACATGCATATGTACACACGGTGCAcacattcaaaaaaaagaattgcatttacttatttattttttataaacactCAAATACAAAGATATTGATTATATGTATATACTAAAcgattatttcattttattttttttaattgataaatatgAGCTACAAAATATCTAAGTTCCAAAATGCATAAGACCTTAGTTTTCATGTTTTATAAATGGGCATCTTTTACGCAACATGGTTCTGCAAAAAAACAATCAGACAGAAGCATATTCAAAACTGCTGAACAGCTTAAAATTTGttgataagaaaaatgaaaaaatcattACCGCACGAGATAGCGGGTCATTTGTTGACTCTTTCAAATCAGCAACACGTATTCTTGTTGGATCAGCTCTTGCACCAGCTCCTGTTGCAGATAGAACTTTCAGACCCCTACGTACACATGCAGCAAGAAGTGCCACCTATTACATATAACAAatcaacaaattgaaaattgaaacttcaTTACTATCATAATTCTTGTTTGGAACACAGCAGTGAATTATAATGACAGAGGGGCGGCtggagaaaaataattttttggctTGTGTAGACTTGTAAAGACACTGTTTTCAGGTGCAGAccaaattttgtagaaaatgtCCAATGTCATTCTCACATCATTGTCATATGCATCTAAATCAAGTCTTGCTAGCATGGcccttcccaaaaaaattaatccatATACAAAAGGAAGAACCCATATCCACAATTCGGatacaatagaattttttttatcagtgCCTCCATATCATCAAATcataaaatttgcaaaatttcttaCACTCAAGGCTGAAAACAGCATCATATTACATTGGATCAAATGATCATATAAAGCACATATATACGTACAAACCAATGTTACATGGACTCTGTGTCAGGTGCTGGCATGTCCCCAAGTGTATAACCCACTTAATAATCCAGTTAAAGTTacatttcctctctctctctctctctgcaagGAGGTGTAGGGTTAGGGGGCTAGTATATGTTGAATTTGTTTGAAGTTCAggttttatttggttttaaGTGTGAGTGAGAAAGAAAGGAGATTGGAGATGATGAGGAGGTGATTGGGATGGACATCCAAGCTAGGTAGAGGGGTACACGGATGTGGCTTATGGAGAAGTATTCAAATGGGATGGGAGGaatttagcaaaaatattcGGTTCCAGGTAGGGGTGGGCAATAGAGTTAAGCTTTGGACAGATCAATGGTGTGGGGAGTCTCCACTTCAATTGTCTTTTCCGAATGTCTTTGGGGTGGCTTCCGATAAAGAGGCATCAGTGGCCTCTTCTCTTGAAAGATTGGGGATAGAAGAACGGAGAAGTTGGGATGTTCATTTTATTCGGAGACCAAATGATTGGGAAATGGGTGGTGTGGATGATTTTCTCCGCACCTTGGGTTCGAATCTACCTCCCACTGAGAATGGAGATCATGTGCGATGGAAGTTGACAAAGAATGGGGACTTTGATGTTCAATCATTTTACAATAAGTTAAGAAGTCCTTTGCCCATAacttttccttggaaaggtgtATGGAAGATTAAGGCTCCTCGGCATGTTTCCTTCTTTGTGTGGATTGCTGTGTGGGATAAGATCCTTACAAGTGGTAATTTGAGGGATAGAGGGATGGATTTTGTTGACTGGTGCATTATGTGCTGTTGTAATGGGGAAACGGTGGATCATTTGCTTCTTCATTGCGGTAAGGCTCATAGGTTGTGGAGTTTGGTGTTTAGAACTTTTGGGATTTCATGGGTCTTGCCAAGAACGGTTGCAGATACTCtatttggttggtggaattggcttGGAAAACATTCgtctagcatttggaatttagctcctttgtgcttaatgtggtgtctttgaAGGGAGCGAAATTGGAGGACTTTTGAGGACTTGGAAAGCTCGGATGACCAATTATTGGCCTCTTTCAGAAGCTCCCTCTTTGACaggtctagggcttggggaaTCACCTCTAGTGACTCTCTCTCTATGTTCCTTAGCTCTCTCCTTTGTATTTAgtatcttttcctttcttttttctctcttctttttctttcctatctGTATTTTTCTCGCTGCcttatgtttttctgcataaggcagtgttcttgaatatatatccttattacttatcaaaaaaaagatgatgaggAGGTGAGGAGCTTTTGATAACtgtgaagagagaagagaacccCTAActgaaagaaaacacacacacacatatatttacatatatttaaGGGCATTTATGTAAATATACTTGAAGTGGGGAAACTAAAACCCATCCCTGCCTCACCATTGAGTCAATATATTTCACCTTGCCCTTACCCTGCCACTACATCAAATTGGGGAAAACCCGCTGCCTTCACGGGTGGAAGCAAGGGGAAAAATTGCCGCCCCCCTAAATGCACGTGTATATTACTAAGAAAAAACCAAACTATTCCTATTCATGCTTGCAACGATGGAATAATCTCAAAACTAATAGATTGCATCTTATAGtgttcaaatatgatttttacaTATGACGAAGCTCAATTTGCAACAATTGAATGAAAGAGTGTGTTCCATATAAGCAAAACTGGAAGATTTGTCTTTTATGCAAGAAACTTTGGATAAGTAGCAGTTGCTATTGTGGCTAAATATCTTTGCCAAAATAAAGTTGATCAAGAACTTAGATGTTTTAAGTTAGATATAATTTTATCCCGACCATTGTTGAAAAACATTGCACCCGTTACCCCTTCAAAATCTGATAGATGTGGCCCTGCCTAGTTGCTGTTAAACCAACTTCGATCGGGTGTTAGTTCAATGCAACAAGGAGTTGCACTAAAGAGAGAAATCCAGCCTTACATTTCACCCCATGTTTGATTTCAAGACCAGCTAAAAGAATGCATTACAAGGGCAACGGAGATCACAACTGACCAAGGTGAGCATAAGGTTGATCATGGAAAAGTCAAGACCATGGAAGATACTTAAGTTATGGCTATGGATCAATTCAAGAAGGATTTAAAGTTGAAAAGACTTTCAAGCATTGATTTTATTATTCCAAATGAATTTAATGATATGGAGTGAAAAATAGATTCTTTATCTTTAATGCTTCCGTAGGTGTTTGAAGAATGGGTGCAAGTTTCATGTTTAATAGTTAATACTTTAACACTTCAAAACCCAAGGCCAAGCTTTTCCCACCTGCGGAACAATGATGAAACGATAGAAGATTGATTTGCTACTACTTTGCATATTCACTAATTCAAGACATATTTATGAGTCTTTTAAGGTTAAAACAgtttttaatttagattttattatattagttaTGGTCCATTTTGTATTCAAGGGTTAAACTATAATTTCTGCAATTCTTGTTAATTAAGGTCCAAAAACTAGTATTAAATTATTTGAGTATTCAACAGTAGTAATTTTGGTGCAGGTAAAACTAAATTCATGAATGTTAATCATAGTTATAGGCAAGAAAAGTTACCTTTGTATCAATGTTATCGATGCAGTCCAAAACAAAATCAGGGTTTCCCGAAAGAATTTCTTCTTCAGATGATGCATCATATAATAGCACTTTTGCATCTATATGGCACTCTGGGAAGATTGATAGGAAATGCTCTTTGAGGCACTGGGCTTTTGGAATGCCAACATCTGCTCTTGTTGCAACAGCGTGTCGGTTAAGTGATGAAAGTGATACCTTCTCATGTAATTAATGAATGAGTACATATATCTTATGAATCTAATCAAATAAATTCTAATCAATGCAAATATGAAAGCAAAAATCAATactccttttattattttttttctactaatgTCAGTCTTCTATCATTACTAGCATTCTTAAGAGTTAGGAGGGACCATTTTGtccacaacaaataaaaaatttataaaattactGAAAAGTAATTAAAAGTAAAGTGCTTCATGGAACCAGTGTGCCGTATGTTCGGAATATTA is a genomic window of Quercus lobata isolate SW786 chromosome 2, ValleyOak3.0 Primary Assembly, whole genome shotgun sequence containing:
- the LOC115975991 gene encoding tRNA threonylcarbamoyladenosine dehydratase-like, coding for MEERVKWLGLVGAGVVLGSVSTVFLLKLLPRSVAKQWEEKAIEINRNGLVSENAKGGTVSGNQNHGMAGLNLLKDEIVSEQLTRNIQFFGLESQQKVTASYVVVIGLGGVGSHAASMLLRSGVGRLLLVDFDQVSLSSLNRHAVATRADVGIPKAQCLKEHFLSIFPECHIDAKVLLYDASSEEEILSGNPDFVLDCIDNIDTKVALLAACVRRGLKVLSATGAGARADPTRIRVADLKESTNDPLSRAVRHRLRRDHGIDGGIPVVFSLEKPKAKLLPFKGASGEEENPSDYQIVPGFRVRIIPVLGTVPAIFGQVMASYVVTQLAGVQVQTEPVVNLDMDHYRMLHQRLIEHEESLYGTAMEVQVDIEEVMYVAKELWHGRSAREQSPKDVGRGMWRSVNELMLVRWDQEKPATVSNLILLKFSEADEHESSTLDDIKEKEPEFFRRVTSVLKRAELDFGL